Proteins from a genomic interval of Paenibacillus lentus:
- a CDS encoding class I SAM-dependent methyltransferase, whose protein sequence is MDKNAVYRTNIIGAGEVGSAISIDMDKNVIHKTNSLFWDTKGNDVLGATSLPLYGAFVSEEKCQLFGDVSGKKILEIGCGSGQSLQYMGERKASELWGMDISENQIEKTRQRLTSSGLSANLICSPMEEKCGIPQDYFDFVYSIYAIGWTTDLENTFCRIASYLKKDGVFIFSWSHPIHKCVVAENNMLIFKKSYFDESWYSVALDESQLTLSDRKLSTYVNALAKAGFVIEQMIEQTDEELMKNDDFSNKAKMLPVTFVIKARKL, encoded by the coding sequence ATGGACAAAAATGCGGTTTATAGGACAAACATTATCGGTGCTGGTGAGGTGGGCTCCGCCATCTCGATCGACATGGATAAAAACGTTATTCATAAAACAAACAGCTTATTTTGGGATACAAAGGGAAATGATGTTTTGGGGGCAACCTCACTACCTTTATACGGGGCATTTGTCTCAGAAGAAAAATGCCAGCTCTTTGGGGATGTCTCCGGGAAAAAGATACTGGAGATCGGCTGTGGAAGCGGTCAATCATTGCAATATATGGGGGAACGAAAAGCATCTGAGCTATGGGGTATGGATATATCAGAAAACCAAATTGAAAAAACAAGGCAACGTTTGACATCGAGCGGACTTTCAGCAAATTTAATTTGTTCTCCGATGGAAGAGAAATGCGGCATACCCCAGGATTATTTTGACTTTGTTTATTCGATTTACGCTATAGGATGGACCACTGACCTTGAGAATACTTTTTGCAGGATCGCTTCTTACCTAAAAAAAGACGGCGTATTTATATTCAGTTGGTCTCATCCTATACACAAATGTGTTGTTGCAGAAAATAATATGCTTATTTTTAAAAAGAGTTATTTCGATGAATCTTGGTATTCAGTAGCTCTTGATGAAAGCCAGCTAACATTATCCGATCGCAAGCTATCAACTTATGTGAATGCGCTCGCAAAAGCGGGATTTGTCATTGAACAAATGATTGAGCAAACAGATGAAGAACTCATGAAAAACGACGATTTTTCAAATAAAGCCAAGATGCTTCCTGTAACCTTTGTAATCAAAGCAAGAAAACTATAG
- the hprK gene encoding HPr(Ser) kinase/phosphatase produces the protein MKTITVQKLKDTFQLEVLAGASHMDREVTRPRTHRPGLEFVGYFDFFPMNRVQVLGRKEINYLLTLTVEERKLHIGNVVKYHPPCFIVTSGQQEIPYLILFCEQEGIPLLRTAETTTEFIAKLDSYLIKALAPEISIHGVCVNVSGIGILLRGKSGIGKSETAHTLIRRGHRFVADDIVVLKKLGPATLLGTHNETTREFLALRSVGLINVVRQYGRRAFQDETRIVLDIELAPWQENSLNNELEVEPQFTEYLGVKIPHIEVQLQPGRDVAGLIEAAANNWYLKQLGYSAVDEFMKRIEDEMQS, from the coding sequence ATGAAGACGATCACTGTGCAAAAGTTGAAGGATACGTTCCAATTGGAGGTTCTTGCGGGAGCAAGCCATATGGATCGTGAAGTTACCCGTCCACGGACACATAGACCTGGGCTGGAGTTTGTCGGATATTTTGATTTTTTTCCTATGAATCGGGTTCAGGTACTCGGCCGCAAGGAAATTAACTATTTATTGACTTTAACTGTAGAGGAGCGCAAGCTGCATATCGGAAACGTCGTCAAGTATCATCCGCCGTGCTTCATCGTGACGTCGGGGCAGCAGGAGATTCCCTATTTGATTCTGTTCTGCGAGCAGGAGGGGATCCCGCTGCTGCGGACGGCGGAGACGACGACGGAGTTTATCGCCAAGTTGGACAGTTACCTCATTAAGGCGCTTGCACCGGAAATCTCAATCCACGGCGTATGTGTGAATGTATCGGGGATAGGGATCCTGCTTCGAGGCAAATCTGGGATCGGCAAAAGCGAAACAGCCCACACGCTCATACGTAGAGGCCATCGTTTCGTGGCGGACGATATTGTGGTGCTCAAAAAGCTTGGTCCGGCAACTTTACTCGGGACACATAATGAAACTACGCGTGAATTTCTCGCTCTGCGCAGTGTGGGCCTGATTAATGTTGTTCGCCAGTACGGGCGCAGGGCCTTTCAGGACGAGACGCGAATTGTACTCGATATTGAATTAGCTCCATGGCAGGAGAACTCTCTGAACAACGAGCTGGAAGTGGAGCCTCAGTTCACGGAATATCTCGGCGTTAAGATACCGCATATCGAAGTCCAGCTTCAACCAGGACGTGATGTCGCTGGTCTGATTGAGGCGGCGGCGAACAATTGGTACCTCAAGCAGCTCGGCTACAGTGCCGTTGATGAGTTCATGAAACGGATTGAAGACGAGATGCAGTCGTAA
- the sfsA gene encoding DNA/RNA nuclease SfsA has product MELEGEPMKYGRVVHGRLVRRVNRFIAEVIIDGIKEQVHIKNTGRLKELLQPETEVLLELSDNPNRKTRFSLIAAAKHGTWVNIDSQAPNTVAFEAFNEGKIKELGWLTSIRREVTFKNSRFDLYVEQNDKKGFVEVKGVTLENNGLALFPDAPTTRGTKHILELIQAVHEGYSGMILFVVQMKGCHAFMPNRDMDPAFADALLEASCQGVQVLAYDSMVTEEELILDRPLPVNLS; this is encoded by the coding sequence TTGGAATTAGAAGGTGAACCTATGAAATATGGCAGGGTTGTTCATGGTCGGTTGGTTAGACGCGTAAATCGATTCATTGCCGAGGTTATTATAGACGGGATTAAAGAACAGGTACATATTAAAAATACTGGCCGCTTAAAAGAGCTGCTTCAGCCTGAGACAGAAGTCTTGCTGGAGCTGAGTGACAATCCGAACCGCAAGACAAGATTTTCGCTGATTGCTGCCGCTAAACATGGCACTTGGGTCAATATTGATTCTCAAGCTCCGAATACGGTCGCCTTTGAAGCATTTAACGAGGGAAAGATCAAGGAGCTTGGTTGGTTAACATCGATAAGAAGGGAAGTGACTTTTAAGAATTCTAGATTTGATCTTTATGTTGAACAGAATGATAAAAAGGGGTTTGTGGAGGTTAAAGGCGTAACTCTTGAGAACAATGGGCTAGCCCTGTTTCCGGATGCACCGACCACCAGGGGGACGAAGCATATTTTGGAATTGATTCAAGCGGTTCATGAAGGTTACTCCGGTATGATCCTGTTTGTTGTACAAATGAAAGGCTGCCACGCTTTTATGCCTAACCGAGACATGGACCCGGCTTTTGCGGATGCATTGTTAGAGGCTTCGTGCCAGGGGGTGCAGGTTTTAGCCTATGACTCGATGGTAACAGAAGAGGAGTTGATCCTTGATCGTCCGCTTCCTGTTAATTTATCTTAG
- a CDS encoding Rrf2 family transcriptional regulator, whose product MKQISTRFSIAVHTLSLIAVSTNDCTGDFIAGSVNTNPVIIRRIIGMLKKAGLVEVRPGVGGASLLKSPDRITLLDVYRAVNAAEKDQLFRIHDDPNIQCSVGRNIEQVLQTELRDAQSVMEQRLAQTTLNDLIKKFQ is encoded by the coding sequence ATGAAGCAAATTAGTACGCGTTTCTCGATTGCGGTGCATACCCTGTCCTTAATTGCCGTCAGTACGAATGACTGTACTGGGGATTTTATTGCAGGCAGCGTTAATACGAATCCAGTGATCATTCGGAGAATTATTGGGATGTTAAAAAAAGCGGGATTAGTAGAGGTTCGCCCGGGGGTGGGCGGCGCTTCTTTGCTTAAAAGTCCCGATCGAATTACGCTTCTTGATGTTTATCGTGCCGTGAACGCGGCGGAGAAGGATCAATTGTTTCGCATTCACGATGACCCTAATATTCAGTGTTCCGTTGGGCGGAATATTGAACAAGTTCTGCAAACGGAACTTAGAGACGCCCAATCTGTGATGGAGCAAAGGTTGGCTCAGACGACGTTGAATGATTTAATCAAAAAGTTTCAATAA
- a CDS encoding SDR family oxidoreductase: MKILVTGATGKLGTKVVNTLLQTVPADQLAVSVRNPEKAEDLRKRGVEVRQGDFDHPNTLDAAFSGIDRLLIISADGDNETRIRQHGNAVDAAKRAGVKFIAYTSLANARESKNFLAPTHKATEEMILATGIPYSFLRNNWYLENEVSTIQGVLAGAPWVTSAGSGKVGWAAQQDYADAAAAVLTGSGHENTTYELSGKLLTQEEFAAALGTVIGKQVPVQQVDDVAYGNIMKEAGVPDFVIPMLVEIQKGIREGTLEVESNDFEKLLGRPLTPIHEVLSQLVKA; this comes from the coding sequence ATGAAGATTTTAGTGACTGGTGCAACAGGCAAGCTGGGGACGAAAGTGGTGAATACGCTGCTGCAAACCGTACCAGCAGATCAACTGGCTGTTAGTGTTCGCAACCCAGAGAAAGCAGAAGATTTGAGAAAACGTGGCGTAGAGGTTCGGCAAGGAGATTTTGATCATCCGAATACATTGGATGCGGCTTTCTCCGGGATTGATCGCTTGTTGATCATTTCTGCAGACGGGGACAACGAAACAAGAATTCGTCAACATGGAAATGCAGTGGATGCTGCAAAGCGTGCGGGAGTAAAATTCATTGCTTATACTAGCTTAGCAAACGCAAGGGAGAGCAAGAATTTCCTAGCCCCAACTCACAAAGCAACAGAAGAGATGATTTTGGCAACAGGCATCCCCTACTCCTTCTTGCGCAATAATTGGTACCTGGAGAATGAAGTGTCGACCATCCAGGGGGTATTGGCGGGAGCACCATGGGTAACGTCGGCAGGCTCTGGAAAAGTAGGCTGGGCGGCTCAGCAGGACTATGCGGATGCAGCAGCCGCAGTTCTTACAGGGAGCGGACATGAGAATACGACCTATGAGTTGTCCGGCAAGCTGCTGACGCAGGAGGAATTTGCAGCCGCACTTGGAACCGTCATCGGCAAGCAAGTTCCCGTGCAGCAGGTGGACGATGTGGCATACGGCAACATCATGAAGGAAGCGGGTGTCCCAGATTTCGTCATTCCGATGCTCGTCGAGATTCAAAAAGGCATTCGGGAAGGTACGTTGGAGGTCGAAAGCAATGATTTTGAAAAGCTGCTCGGCCGTCCGCTTACTCCGATTCACGAAGTGCTGAGTCAGCTTGTTAAGGCATAA
- a CDS encoding malate:quinone oxidoreductase, with protein sequence MSNRQNADVILIGAGIMSATLGTLLKELVPDWEITVFEKLAIAGEESSNEWNNAGTGHAALCELNYTTENSDGSVDISKAIKINEQFQASMQFWSYLVNSNRIRNPRDFIAPLPHMSFVQGEQDVAFLKKRFKALSRNPLFQRMEFSDDLKKLEEWIPLMMKDRPSNGPIAATRVESGTDVNFGALTRLLFDHLKRNNVDIKYKHRVEHLKRTSDGLWELRVRNVASGTVERRTAKFVFIGGGGGSLHLLQKSGIPEGKHIGGFPVSGMFMVCHNPDVVAKHHAKVYGKAKVGAPPMSVPHLDTRYIDNKKSLLFGPFAGFSPKFLKSGSRLDLITSVKLDNLVTMLSAGAKNVPLTKYLIQQVMLSKEQRMEELREFIPNARSEDWELVVAGQRVQVIKDTDAGKGTLQFGTEVISSADGSIAALLGASPGASTAVSVMLEVIAKCFPQHLKAWEPKIKEMIPSYGVSLLENPALIREIHDLTVRALGLSQEDYRNEAEAPVVNA encoded by the coding sequence ATGAGTAACAGACAAAATGCTGATGTTATCTTAATTGGTGCCGGAATTATGAGTGCAACTCTGGGAACGCTGCTGAAGGAATTAGTACCGGACTGGGAAATTACAGTGTTTGAGAAGCTTGCAATTGCAGGAGAGGAAAGCTCTAATGAATGGAATAATGCAGGGACGGGGCATGCCGCATTGTGTGAGCTTAACTACACCACTGAGAACTCGGATGGATCGGTAGATATTAGCAAAGCGATCAAAATTAATGAGCAATTTCAGGCATCCATGCAGTTTTGGTCTTATTTAGTGAACAGCAATCGGATTCGCAATCCGCGGGATTTTATCGCTCCGTTGCCTCATATGAGCTTTGTTCAGGGGGAGCAGGACGTAGCTTTTTTGAAGAAGCGTTTTAAAGCGCTATCAAGAAATCCCCTGTTTCAGAGGATGGAGTTTTCCGATGATCTGAAGAAGTTGGAGGAATGGATCCCGTTAATGATGAAAGACCGCCCATCCAATGGGCCTATAGCGGCAACAAGGGTGGAGTCTGGAACAGATGTCAATTTTGGCGCTTTGACGAGGCTGTTATTCGATCACCTGAAGCGTAATAACGTCGATATAAAATATAAACATCGCGTAGAACATCTTAAGCGCACCAGCGATGGCTTATGGGAATTGAGAGTGCGGAATGTTGCTAGCGGTACCGTCGAACGTCGTACGGCTAAATTTGTCTTTATCGGCGGTGGGGGAGGAAGTCTCCATCTATTGCAAAAATCCGGCATTCCGGAAGGAAAGCATATCGGAGGATTCCCGGTCAGTGGGATGTTCATGGTATGCCATAATCCGGATGTGGTGGCGAAGCATCATGCCAAGGTATACGGTAAAGCTAAGGTGGGCGCACCACCGATGTCTGTTCCGCATCTGGATACAAGATACATTGACAATAAGAAATCGTTGTTGTTTGGGCCATTTGCTGGCTTTTCGCCAAAATTTCTGAAATCTGGCTCTAGGCTCGATTTGATCACTTCCGTAAAACTGGATAATCTCGTTACGATGCTATCGGCTGGGGCGAAAAATGTTCCATTGACGAAGTATTTGATTCAGCAAGTGATGTTATCGAAGGAACAACGAATGGAAGAACTGCGAGAGTTTATTCCGAACGCCAGAAGCGAGGATTGGGAGCTGGTGGTGGCTGGCCAACGCGTGCAGGTGATCAAAGATACGGATGCTGGCAAAGGCACGCTTCAGTTCGGTACGGAAGTGATTAGCTCTGCCGACGGCTCGATCGCTGCATTGCTCGGCGCTTCCCCGGGGGCGTCCACTGCGGTGTCCGTCATGCTGGAGGTGATCGCCAAATGCTTCCCGCAGCATCTCAAGGCATGGGAACCGAAAATTAAGGAAATGATTCCTTCGTACGGCGTATCCTTATTAGAAAATCCAGCGCTTATTCGGGAGATTCATGACTTAACCGTTCGGGCACTTGGTCTGAGCCAGGAAGATTACCGTAATGAAGCGGAAGCCCCCGTTGTAAACGCCTAA
- a CDS encoding coenzyme F420-0:L-glutamate ligase, with the protein MERVVGTVARGLRCPIIKQGDNIESIVVDSVLHAAQVEGFQIKDKDIVSITESIVARAQGNYATIDHIAKDVNSKFGDETVGVIFPILSRNRFAVCLRGIAKGVKKIVLMLSYPSDEVGNHLVDLDMLDQKGVNPWTDVLTEAQFRELFGYNKHTFTGIDYIDYYKSLVEEQGTECEVIFSNNPKTILDHTKNVLTCDIHSRVRTARILKANGVEKIYSLGDILAKSVDNSGFNEEYGLLGSNKSTEDEIKLFPRNCQPTVDKIQQIFKEKTGKNVEVMIYGDGAFKDPVGKIWELADPVVSPAYTAGLDGTPNEIKLKYLADNNFADLSGDELKQAISDYISNKSDDLVGSMEAQGTTPRKLTDLIGSLSDLTSGSGDKGTPIVYIQGYFDNYTK; encoded by the coding sequence TTGGAAAGAGTAGTTGGAACAGTAGCTAGAGGTCTCCGTTGCCCAATCATTAAACAAGGGGATAACATAGAGAGTATTGTTGTAGATAGCGTGCTGCACGCCGCTCAAGTTGAAGGCTTCCAAATCAAAGATAAAGATATTGTGTCGATCACAGAATCCATCGTCGCCCGCGCCCAAGGCAATTACGCGACGATTGACCATATTGCCAAAGATGTAAATTCCAAATTCGGCGACGAGACCGTCGGCGTTATTTTTCCTATTTTAAGCCGGAATCGCTTTGCTGTCTGTCTCCGCGGTATCGCCAAAGGGGTTAAGAAAATCGTGTTGATGCTTAGCTATCCTTCAGATGAAGTCGGCAACCACTTAGTTGATCTCGACATGCTTGACCAGAAAGGCGTCAATCCTTGGACGGATGTTCTGACGGAAGCACAATTCCGCGAGCTCTTTGGCTATAATAAGCATACGTTTACAGGCATAGATTACATTGATTACTATAAATCTTTAGTTGAAGAACAAGGCACGGAATGCGAGGTCATTTTCTCCAACAACCCGAAGACTATTCTAGATCACACCAAAAACGTGCTGACTTGCGACATCCATTCTCGTGTTAGAACAGCCAGAATTCTAAAAGCCAATGGCGTAGAAAAAATATACAGCCTCGGTGACATTCTAGCAAAATCCGTTGATAACAGCGGATTTAATGAAGAGTACGGGCTGCTGGGGTCTAATAAATCTACGGAAGATGAAATTAAGCTCTTTCCGCGCAACTGCCAGCCTACTGTCGATAAGATCCAGCAAATTTTCAAAGAAAAGACCGGTAAAAACGTAGAAGTCATGATCTATGGGGACGGTGCCTTTAAAGATCCTGTCGGTAAGATATGGGAGCTTGCTGACCCGGTTGTATCTCCGGCTTATACCGCTGGACTTGATGGAACACCGAATGAAATTAAGCTGAAATACCTTGCGGACAATAACTTTGCGGATTTAAGCGGCGACGAACTTAAGCAAGCGATTTCGGATTATATCAGTAATAAAAGTGACGACCTCGTAGGCTCGATGGAAGCACAAGGCACTACGCCTAGAAAACTGACCGACCTCATCGGCTCCCTCTCCGATTTGACCTCGGGAAGCGGAGATAAAGGCACGCCAATCGTCTATATCCAAGGTTATTTCGATAACTATACAAAATAA
- a CDS encoding LysR family transcriptional regulator, whose translation MISKLDLYKIFSKVATSESFSQAAKELYMTQPAVSQAIMQLEKDLNTRLFNRTPKGASLTNEGSLLFEYVNSAMNLLRTGEEKILEFQNLTAGELKIGVGDTISRYFLLPYLEAFHNKYPNIKFTIVNGTTLELCSILKSGEVDISICNLPIDDSSLEVRPCFEIQDTFVYGERFAEILVQPISLQELVKFPLIFLETKSNSRKYVEDYMISKGIKIAPEFELGSHDLLLQFAKINLGIACVTKEFSQEYLSKGLLYEVQLLEGIPRRSIGVCNIKSVSLSPAATKFVELLEHKQK comes from the coding sequence ATGATAAGCAAATTGGACTTATACAAAATTTTCAGCAAGGTCGCTACGAGCGAAAGCTTTTCTCAAGCGGCCAAAGAGCTGTATATGACCCAGCCAGCGGTGAGTCAGGCGATCATGCAGCTAGAAAAAGATTTAAATACGCGGCTTTTTAATCGGACACCCAAAGGTGCATCTTTGACCAATGAAGGGAGCCTGCTCTTTGAATACGTGAATTCTGCAATGAACCTGCTGCGAACAGGTGAGGAGAAGATTTTAGAATTCCAAAATCTAACGGCTGGCGAATTGAAAATTGGCGTAGGGGATACGATTTCCCGGTATTTCTTGCTTCCTTATTTGGAGGCTTTTCATAACAAATATCCTAATATTAAATTTACTATTGTAAATGGGACGACTTTAGAACTGTGCTCGATTTTAAAATCCGGTGAAGTAGACATTTCTATTTGCAATCTGCCCATTGATGATTCCTCGCTAGAGGTGAGACCCTGCTTTGAAATCCAGGATACGTTTGTTTATGGAGAGAGGTTTGCAGAGATTCTGGTCCAGCCGATCAGTCTTCAGGAATTAGTCAAATTCCCGTTGATATTTCTGGAGACGAAATCAAATTCCCGAAAATATGTAGAAGACTATATGATTTCGAAGGGAATTAAAATTGCGCCAGAGTTTGAATTGGGATCTCATGACTTATTATTGCAGTTCGCTAAAATTAACTTAGGCATCGCGTGCGTGACAAAGGAGTTTTCTCAAGAATATTTATCGAAGGGATTGCTATATGAGGTTCAACTGTTAGAGGGAATTCCACGGCGAAGTATCGGCGTATGCAATATAAAAAGTGTGTCCCTCTCGCCGGCGGCAACAAAATTTGTGGAGCTTCTGGAACATAAGCAAAAGTGA
- a CDS encoding glycosyltransferase family 2 protein, giving the protein MTKANISNPQNAVSIITCTKRGYCMDILLRNYSRQNYQNKELIIILNHSSLKMNEYIHAAKPYKNIRIYSLPHYSLGRCLNYGVKVAKYDHIAKFDDDDYYAPSYLKDSMQILRKTNADIVGKRSHYMYLNGKKVLLHRYYNMANKYVSLVQGATLVVKRHVFSKVSFPNRNRGESVKFCADCRSKGFKIYSGNPYNFVAHRRKNSKDHTWIVSDKTLITSQVKVLKVKDTAKFVRRD; this is encoded by the coding sequence ATGACAAAGGCGAACATCTCCAATCCACAAAACGCTGTTTCCATCATTACCTGCACCAAACGGGGATACTGCATGGACATACTCTTGCGTAACTACAGTAGACAAAATTATCAGAATAAAGAACTTATTATTATACTGAATCATAGCAGCCTGAAAATGAACGAATATATCCACGCAGCAAAGCCATATAAGAACATAAGAATTTACAGTTTGCCCCATTACTCGCTAGGCCGTTGCCTTAACTATGGAGTTAAGGTGGCTAAATACGATCACATTGCTAAATTTGATGATGACGATTACTACGCTCCCAGCTATCTGAAAGACAGCATGCAGATTTTACGCAAAACAAACGCCGATATTGTTGGGAAACGATCTCACTACATGTACCTTAACGGCAAAAAAGTGCTCCTTCACCGTTATTATAATATGGCCAATAAATACGTTTCTCTTGTTCAAGGCGCAACCCTGGTCGTCAAACGCCACGTGTTCAGCAAGGTCAGCTTCCCCAACCGCAACCGGGGGGAGAGCGTCAAATTTTGTGCTGACTGTCGTTCCAAAGGCTTCAAAATATACTCCGGCAATCCGTATAACTTTGTTGCCCATCGCCGAAAGAACTCGAAAGACCATACTTGGATCGTCAGCGACAAGACTTTGATTACCAGCCAAGTTAAAGTACTAAAAGTTAAAGATACCGCAAAATTTGTACGCCGAGATTAG
- a CDS encoding glycosyltransferase yields the protein MGSKSGKSMMQKQQGVSIITCTNRQSFIKNLFNNYTRQRHPKKELIIIVNNDKIPLEPYQHLAAKNRNIQVYRVAGSASLGACLNYAVTKTKYGYVAKFDDDDYYAPYYLKDSLQALQKANADIVGKRAHYMYLHGSKTLILRFHKDEYKSVTKLPGATLFMKRNVLNKVQFPHQNVGEDDLFCLRSKKQGYKVYSAGKYNFVAIRRRNTSSHTWIISDKKLLAHHTRIPEVQNFKKFVQRTPKGAL from the coding sequence ATGGGGTCCAAATCGGGAAAGTCTATGATGCAGAAGCAGCAGGGGGTTTCTATTATAACCTGCACAAATCGACAGAGCTTTATAAAGAACCTGTTTAATAATTATACCCGGCAGCGCCATCCGAAGAAGGAACTCATTATTATTGTAAACAACGATAAAATACCACTAGAGCCTTATCAGCATTTAGCTGCAAAAAACCGTAATATACAGGTATACCGCGTTGCCGGCAGCGCCTCGCTCGGTGCTTGCCTCAACTATGCCGTCACCAAAACAAAGTATGGCTATGTCGCGAAATTTGATGATGACGACTATTATGCACCCTACTATTTAAAAGATAGCCTGCAAGCATTGCAAAAAGCGAACGCCGATATTGTTGGAAAGCGAGCCCATTATATGTATCTTCACGGATCCAAGACTCTGATTCTCCGTTTCCATAAGGACGAGTACAAGTCGGTCACCAAGCTTCCCGGCGCCACGTTGTTCATGAAACGGAACGTACTGAACAAAGTACAGTTTCCCCATCAGAACGTAGGAGAAGACGATCTTTTTTGCCTCAGAAGCAAGAAGCAGGGGTACAAGGTCTACTCTGCAGGAAAATATAACTTTGTCGCCATACGTCGAAGGAACACATCCAGCCATACGTGGATCATCAGCGATAAAAAGCTACTTGCTCACCATACACGAATCCCCGAGGTTCAAAATTTCAAGAAGTTCGTGCAGCGCACGCCAAAGGGTGCACTATAA
- a CDS encoding phosphatidate cytidylyltransferase, protein MNSSSLITLTLIFIALSAIHVIYYVLSQIQPSKDYTTIGTKIKTWWGMFAIFSLATLFNPVVSLLSLMVLTFFALKEYFSMIRSRKADRRLYLWAYLSIPVQFYWIYIEWYGMFIIFIPIYVFLFLPLPRLINKGTVGFLRSVSSTQWGLMLMVFGLSHLAYFQFATPEYGAGLVLFLVVLTQLNDVAHHLASIYFGKRKVVPTANPHLTWEGFAFAFLITTGTAYLIHPYLTPLDSMFGVFSGMLISLSGFFGSLTVSVLKRDLLIGDDNKHDALKESYLSRVDSLAYTSPVIFHMIRYFFDFM, encoded by the coding sequence ATGAATAGTAGCTCTCTAATCACGTTAACTCTTATTTTTATAGCGCTATCGGCCATTCATGTCATTTATTATGTGTTAAGCCAAATACAGCCAAGCAAGGATTACACAACCATTGGTACCAAAATTAAGACCTGGTGGGGTATGTTTGCCATCTTTAGTTTGGCCACCCTGTTCAACCCGGTCGTATCCCTGCTGTCCCTCATGGTACTTACCTTCTTCGCACTGAAGGAGTATTTCTCTATGATCCGTTCCAGAAAAGCCGACCGCAGGTTATATCTGTGGGCTTACTTGTCCATTCCGGTGCAGTTTTACTGGATCTACATCGAGTGGTACGGGATGTTCATTATCTTTATCCCGATCTATGTTTTCTTATTCCTGCCGCTGCCGCGGCTGATCAACAAAGGAACCGTCGGCTTCCTGCGCAGCGTCAGCTCCACCCAGTGGGGACTCATGCTGATGGTATTCGGGCTTAGCCATCTTGCTTATTTCCAATTTGCCACGCCAGAGTACGGAGCCGGGCTAGTGCTGTTCCTGGTCGTGCTGACGCAGCTCAATGACGTTGCGCACCACCTGGCATCGATCTATTTCGGTAAACGCAAGGTCGTTCCTACAGCCAACCCCCATCTCACCTGGGAAGGGTTCGCCTTCGCATTTCTGATTACGACCGGAACGGCGTATTTGATCCACCCTTACCTGACGCCACTTGATTCTATGTTCGGGGTGTTCTCCGGCATGCTGATCAGCTTAAGCGGCTTCTTCGGCAGCTTAACGGTCTCCGTGCTGAAGCGGGACTTGTTAATCGGCGATGACAATAAGCACGATGCGCTCAAGGAAAGCTATCTTAGCCGAGTCGATAGTCTCGCCTATACTTCGCCGGTCATATTTCATATGATCCGTTATTTCTTTGATTTCATGTAG